CAGAATAGCCGGTATTTTACCACCTAAGTATGCACCCGCAGCTATTCCTACACCCTCTTCTTCTCTGGTAATTGAAATGTGTGGAATCTCATTTTTTTCTTCGATGATGTTTAATAAGCCCTTTAACATGATACACGGTAAAGATAAGATTAAATTTACTCCTGAGCTTTTAATTGTTTCATAAATTTCTAAGTCAATACCCATAATTCATTTCATAAGACAAATTTAATTAATATGAAATAAGTTGCATTCTATTAATGGTTTATAATAGTCTAAATCTTTTAATTTTATTATGTATAAAAATACTTTCTTAGATGAATAATGAAAGCCCTACTCTACAGATATAGACTCCCAAGGTTAGCTTTTGCCAGGATTGCTGGACTATTTTGTTTGAGAGGTTTTCTCACAAAATTAGGTTTTCTTGGATTGAAAGAAATACCTAAACCTAAAATTAAAACGAAGGATTGGGTTGTTGTTAAAACTAGATTATGTGGAATCTGTGGAAGTGATCATAAGCAAGTTTTCCTTGATGGAAATAAAGATAATCCCATGACGGCATTGATTTCTTGGCCACAAATATTAGGACATGAAGCAGTTGGAATTGTTGAAAACACAGGATCCAATGTAAATCTAAAAAAAGGGGATCGTATAGCACTCAATCCATGGATAAGCTGTGTACCAAGAAGTATCAAACCAGTTTGCAACGCATGTCAAAATGGTAAAAATTCTTTATGTCGAAATTTCAACAAAGGTATTCTTAGTCCCGGCATCCATACAGGAAATAGTAGTGATGCAACTGGGGGTTTTGCTGAATATTTCCCTGCTCATGAGTCGATGGCCATACCTATACCAGATGATATTAATTGGGAACAAGCAATGCTTTCAGATGCCTTCTCAGTAGCCTTTCATTCCGTTTTAAAGGCAGATTTAAAACCAGGTTCAATATGTGCTGTTTATGGTTGTGGAAACTTAGGTCTTTTAACTATCTTAATTTTAAAGCATTTAATTGATGAGATACAGGTAATAGCAATTTCTCGTTTTTCTCATCAAGCAGATATGGCAAAAAAATTTGGAGCGGATTTAGTTATTAATTCCTCTCCTCCTCATTATGTTATTGAACAAATTGCAGATTATTTGCTCTGCAACATTTATTATAAAAGAAAAAAAAGCCCATGGTTGATCGAAGGAGTTGACGTTTTATTTGATACAGTATATTCCCCAGAAACTATTGAAACTGGACTACGTATCGTAAAAGCTAGAAAAAAAGATCCCCAAAATAATAAAACCTCATCAGGATTCATAATTTTCACTGGATTATCTTCACCAAAACGGTATGAATGGACTCCTTGGTATTTTAAAGAAATAACTATGATTGGAAGTAACGCTTTTGCAATTGAAGAATTTAAAGGAATTCGAGAGCATTCATATTATCATTATTATCGCTATCTTCAAGAAGGTCGACTTGATCCCTCACCTATGATAACGCATAGGTTTACTTTAGAAAAATATAAGAAGGCATTAATAACAGCAAGGAACCAAAAAAAATACAAATCTATCAAAGTTGCGTTTTCGTTTGAAAATTCCGAAGGGAGGCGTATTTAATGGTGAAAAATAAACAACCTAAACGTATGCCCGCTCTAGTTTTTGAGTTAAAAATAATCAAACTACTGAAAGTTTTTTTCCGTGGAAAAATAAGTCCTTCTGGATACTGGAAAAAGGGAGGTTCCATTAGTGTCAAAAAAATTTCCCTTCCTTCTCTTATTGCAGAAGATTGGGTTTTAATGAAGACTAAGTATTGTGGAATATGTGGTAGTGATATGAAAGAATTGACTTTAAATGGGGCTCGAGATAACCCTTTACGTTCATTGATCAGTTTCCCACAAATTTTGGGTCACGAAGTTGTTGGAGTTATTGATCAAGTAGGAAATGAAGTTAAAAGAGTAAAAGTTGGAGATAGAGTAATAATTGATCCTTGGTTTCCATGTTCCCCCCGAGCTATTACTCCAGAATGCACACGTTGTAAAGTAAATGATTTTACACATTGTCATAATTTTCAAAAAGGAAATTTACCAAACGGAATGCATTTAGGAACCACAAAAGGATTTGGTGGATTCGCCCCATATATTTCTGTACATGAATCACAATGTTACAAAATCCCCGAAGAAGTATCATTTGAGCAAGCTGTCTTCGCTGATCCTTTTTCAGTAGCTTTTCATTCACTTTTAATTTTAGCTCCTAATCAGAACTCTACAATTTTGGTATTTGGATTAGGAGTGACTGGATTACTAACAGTTTTGATTTTAAACAATATATATGGAATAAAAAATATTATAGCTGTTGGAAAATATCAATTTCAACGGGATTTAGCATATAAATTTGGAGCAAAACATGTATTTACGAGTAGCCGGGAATTTTTAATAGAAGAAATTGCAAAATATATGGATTCTGAGTTATTTATACCTGATTTCGGTTTAAAATGGACAATGGATGGTGTCGATGGGATTATTGATACGATTGGGTCTAGTGAAACCTTAGAGATTGGAATGAGAATTATAAAAACGCAAGGAAAACTAGTTTTTCTTGGTGTGAGTAATCCTAAAAGGTGTGAAAGCACACCACATTACTTTAAAGAACTTGAATTAGTTGGTTCGAACGCCTTTTCCATAGAATCCTTTGAAGGTAAGAAGGCTCATGCCTTTGAATTTTTTATAGAGTTTTTAGTAACCCAAAAGATTGATCCCTCAATACTGATTACTCATAAATTTCCCCTTGAGGAGTATCAAGAAGCTTTCGACTCGTTAGCGTATAAATCTCAAACTCAAGCAGTAAAAGTATTGTTTGATTTTTCTAACTCTCATAATTAAGAAGATTCATTTAGGTAGTTTTATTTATAAAAAACTCTAAGTATGATTAATAAATCATAAGCATCATTTACTCAAATCTTCAAAGGTGATTTTGATGGTTATAGAGTTAATAGCATCAATTTATATAATAATAATCGGAACAGCAATGTTGTGCATGTGGATTTTTCTATTGGGAAAAAGAGAGGTTCCAGAACTTCGCACTAAACCTACACAAATATTTTTTCATTTAGTTGCAGAATTATTAACATCAATTACGCTGATATTAGGAGGTGTTGGATTGTTCATGGATCAACCCTGGGGTGTAGCCCTATTCTTTATTGCGATTGGTATGGCAATCTATTCTACCATAAATGCAGCAGGTTTTTATGGGCAACTAAAAGATTGGCCTATGTTTATTGTGTTATTAGTTTTTACTTTTGTATCACTAATAGTTGCATCATTAATAATGCTGGTCGAATTTCAAATTCTCTAATAAAGACTTAAATTATCCCATTCTTCTGGTAAGTTCTGATTTGTTCAACTGAGTAACCTAAATCAGTCAAAATTTCTTTTGTGTTTTGCCCAATCTTAGGAGCAATACTTCTTATAGTCAATGGAGTTCGAGAATATTTAATTGGGGAAGCAACATTGTGAATTTTACCTAATTTAGGATGATCTATCTCAACAACCATATTACGCTCTTTTATTTGTGGATCTTGACAAGCTTCAGCAAAAGATTTTACAGGCATAACACAAGCATCTAAATTTATAAATATCTCCATCCATTCTTTCTGAGTTTTCTGCAAAAACTCTAATTCTATTTCTTTAAAGAGCTCTTCTCTTTCCTCGCCTAAAGCAAATCTCTTTGGTATTAAATCAGTACGTTGTAAACCTTTACAAAACTCCCTCCAAAATTTTTCTTCAATAACACCAACAGATATAAACTTATTATCCTTAGTTTGGTAAACATTATAGAAGGGAAAATCCCCAT
The sequence above is drawn from the Candidatus Bathyarchaeota archaeon genome and encodes:
- a CDS encoding alcohol dehydrogenase catalytic domain-containing protein; this encodes MKALLYRYRLPRLAFARIAGLFCLRGFLTKLGFLGLKEIPKPKIKTKDWVVVKTRLCGICGSDHKQVFLDGNKDNPMTALISWPQILGHEAVGIVENTGSNVNLKKGDRIALNPWISCVPRSIKPVCNACQNGKNSLCRNFNKGILSPGIHTGNSSDATGGFAEYFPAHESMAIPIPDDINWEQAMLSDAFSVAFHSVLKADLKPGSICAVYGCGNLGLLTILILKHLIDEIQVIAISRFSHQADMAKKFGADLVINSSPPHYVIEQIADYLLCNIYYKRKKSPWLIEGVDVLFDTVYSPETIETGLRIVKARKKDPQNNKTSSGFIIFTGLSSPKRYEWTPWYFKEITMIGSNAFAIEEFKGIREHSYYHYYRYLQEGRLDPSPMITHRFTLEKYKKALITARNQKKYKSIKVAFSFENSEGRRI
- a CDS encoding alcohol dehydrogenase catalytic domain-containing protein, with the translated sequence MVKNKQPKRMPALVFELKIIKLLKVFFRGKISPSGYWKKGGSISVKKISLPSLIAEDWVLMKTKYCGICGSDMKELTLNGARDNPLRSLISFPQILGHEVVGVIDQVGNEVKRVKVGDRVIIDPWFPCSPRAITPECTRCKVNDFTHCHNFQKGNLPNGMHLGTTKGFGGFAPYISVHESQCYKIPEEVSFEQAVFADPFSVAFHSLLILAPNQNSTILVFGLGVTGLLTVLILNNIYGIKNIIAVGKYQFQRDLAYKFGAKHVFTSSREFLIEEIAKYMDSELFIPDFGLKWTMDGVDGIIDTIGSSETLEIGMRIIKTQGKLVFLGVSNPKRCESTPHYFKELELVGSNAFSIESFEGKKAHAFEFFIEFLVTQKIDPSILITHKFPLEEYQEAFDSLAYKSQTQAVKVLFDFSNSHN